The Dreissena polymorpha isolate Duluth1 chromosome 4, UMN_Dpol_1.0, whole genome shotgun sequence region atttAGTGTAAAAGATTCATATTACATAGCCTcgttgtttatgtgactgtaatatactatgaaaataaatgtaaaagaaaatgaatgTAATATCTAAAAAGAATAACCATATAGCCGGAGGCGATAATTTATCAAAACGAAAAGTATACTAGTTATGATAAGTTCAACTTTTCTGAAACTGCTTATATCAACGTTACACTTTGGATCGATATTTCAGCGACCATTTACAACATAACAGGAACATAAGAGTTTGAAATGTATATGCTACATATGTATCTATTACAATTAGGGGtttcatatatttttctttttcattacGCCACAACACATTACTCCAGTATATTATATATGATAAACACCATCAACCATCAAATTAAATTCTTACTCTGTTTTAAGAAGATCTCTTGTTTTCTGCAGTTCTTGAAAATCTTCCTTCTGCTTTTCGGACCCCGATTGCAGTAATCTACACAGGATAACTTTAGGTTATGAGTACTTTCTATTCGCTTTATAAATTTCATATAAGTAGCATTAAACAAAATTTAGAACTATCAACACATTTCACAAGCCGGAATATTTAATATATGCTAAATAAAAGTTCTCGATTCTTGTTCATATGGCCGAACAACGATATACTAatgattgaaaaatatttaagGAAATCCAAACCCGACAAAAACTAAATCTTTTAACACGAAAAATCTAATGTATTAAAATGTTGGTTTTACCTGTCCTGGAGATCGTGTGTTGTCTTCTGTGCATCGTTATATAGGGTCCTTAACTCCACCTCATCGTTTGTTTTTGCATCAAGACTGGAATATAAAGTAATTAATATAATCATAATGTAAAAATAAGGATAAGACTCTAGTCTATAATGATCTCTCTAGACAAACAATGAAAAAGCGACAATAACTATATGGGTTTCAAAACATCTGTACAATATGTGTTGTCTGACATTTGACAGACCGACCACTTCGTGGATGTGACATGTATAACACCACTGTATGCATGTGCAAAATATCAAACCATTTCATGGATGTCAAATGGTTGATACCACTGCATGGGTGTGAAATGTATAACTCACTGCAGACACTGGCTTTGTAATGACACAAACATAGATATACAATTATGTACACAGATCGTACAGTTACGTacattattgtttgttaaagtgtgATACGTTAAacaaatgttatattatttaaaattgttactCTGCCTGAAGAGCATCTCGTGCATTATGTAGATCTGTCAactcaattttcattttttctttttctaacTCCGATGTCTTCAATCTATAAAGGAAGATACATGTGTAATTCAATATTCATGTACATTACAGGCATATAAGCACATCAAAGTGTTATACTATATGAGCTTTAAATGCATACATACAAGTATAAAACGCCAGCCCCCTTTTTACATACACTATTTCAACAAATAGCGCGTTTTATGTACTTATGTACGCTATGTGTTGAGATGTATAAGCAACCTTCGGTATTTaacaatcatttatttatgttgatttgcGATATACATGTTTATCCGTTGAACACTATCGTTTATCTTGACCAGAAAGTGTACAGTTTTAAAACTGTCGTATTATTGTTTAAGTTATTAtctgatttttttctttgatttatacTGATAAATGATTAGAATCAGAAGATAACAGTATAATACAAAGATGATTCAACTGCATAATGCGTGCAGCGAATACAATAACGTACACTGTTACATGATACGTTAAACATATGTTATACTATCTAAAATTGTTACTCAATGTAAAAAGCATCTCGTGCTTTCTGTATTTCTTCTAACTCAATTTGGAGTTTTTCTTTGTCTGACTCCGATGTCTCTAATCTGTAAAAGGAAAATAGTGTCATTCAACATTCATCTGCATAACAGGCATTTAAAAACATCAAAGTTTTATAAGACAACTATATTAGctttaaatacattaaacaaaacaCTAGCACGCGTTTTTTTACAATACCAATTACACGATTTAGTGTGTCATGTACTTCTATCGTTTTTGTTGAAATATAAAAGCCAACTTAAGTATTAAATAAGGTTGATTGGTGATGCAAAACTTTATTCCGTTGAAAATAATCTTTACATTGGCCAGTCACTGCACAGTTAAAAAAAACTGTCGTACAATTGTTTTTTGCGTTTTCTTTATAAATTATACTGATAAGGATAAGAATCAGTTGATTACACTGTTATACAAACGAGGCTTTAAatacattatacatgcatattacacaaGCACGTTTGAGTATGATACGTTTAATTTGTGTAATAATATCTTAAATTGTTACTCTCTGTGAATTGCATCTCGGGCTGTCTGTAGTTCTTCCAACTCATGTTTTAAATGCCCTTTGTGTGACTCTGATTTGTGTAATCTAGAACAGAAGACTCGTCTATAATGTTCTTCTAAAGTAAAGGCATATCAGCGCATGAAACattataatatgtatgttatatGTGCTGTAATGGCAGAGAAGAAGCACTTTACTAAGTACTGATAAATAAGCAATCACTAGTTAAAAATGTATGTGTTGTCTGTGTGGAacaaagttatttattaaaaataaacaatagtgttaaatgaataatagtaATTGCTTATGTTTAAATACACTTGTTTGTTATATTGCAGTTAAATAATTGCAAGAGATGTGTGTTTAACACGTATGCCCCTCCCCTTATTTACATCAATAGTAAATGGTTGCAATCCTCCTCTGTTAGACAtcagcaaacaaacaaaatattagcTTTGGTTATGAGACTTGCACGGACAGGTTTTTTGGGGTAAGCACCATTTCAAACAGCCAGAAGCAATATAGCATGCTTAATTTTTGTAATAgttgaaaaaaaactaaaatctaTTTTATTGTGGATAGGGAAAATAATGTCGATTTTTCAGACGTTGATTTATCACAGTAGACTTCTTCCggaaactgttgattttgcgaaAACCCACTTATTTGACGTAACAAACAAATCTGACCCATTAAATGTATTGTATGATCacataacataaaaattaataataccgTGAATTCATTCTTAAGAAATGGATTGTATAGATATAAACGGTATTTAAAAGGTCAGCGACATTTGACCCGTTAACTTGAAAATCGATTCATGTTTGCGGATTGACCGGTCCTCGTTTTCTCCAAAAAAAGAAGACTATACATTATGATTACGAAAGTGAAAGCATTTTCAAGATATCGTGCACAAACGATATGGTCTACGGACCAACCATGAATAGATACTACCATCCTACCGACCAACCGACGGACAGGTGAAAAGCAAGCTTCAAACGGAGACCTACTGAAGGAGGCTTTTAAGAAGAATCACAATAGAACCATAGAAGattaaacacattatatattCAAATCACACGATACAGTAAAGTATTGTGATTAAAGACGAATGAGTATAACAAGTATAATATGATAAAATGTTACTCTGTTTGAAGAACATCCCATGCATTTTGTAGTTCCTGCAAATACTGTTTCAGTACCTCTTTTTCTTTTTCCGATCTCTGTAAACTGTAAAGGGatttacttttataaataaacaaacttcTGGGTAGCACGCATTTTACGTAGCTAatgctttatattataaaatagtgTTAAGAAGTTGGGAGATGCTTTTCTACTATTTCACGCGCTTTCTGTTTATAGTTAATTACATTCATCAGTTTTTCTTGATACGAAGATTTTACTGCAGTCTTTAAAGGTAACATCGACGTCTAATGAGGTACGCAATCAAGGAGTATCCTACCGGTTTGGTGAAAATCTATTTGCATTTGATTGGCTTGGGACAGCAATGTAAGTGTACACGTGTTCTGTTTTACAATGAAATTCAATATGTATTTAGCACTGCTATTTTAAGATAGTTTAACATTCACAAGTCGAATGGTctctgataaaaaaaatgtgcaaaaacCTTGACAGtgaaatttaaatgtgtttattattgGTTTGTATCTTCGATCGATTTTATTGCAATCCTATTTATCTGCCACCTTTTGTATGACATCGGCAAACATGAAGAGTTACGCAATTTAATCGAAGCATTTTATTTACCGACTGAGTTTCTTGATGGCATGCGATGtactaaaaacattatttaatttttgcGAACTAACAGATGGCTAAAAAGAAGTAGGGATGAGCAGACAGCCAAAAGAAATAATATAGCAGAGCTACATACCAGGTTTCATGAGCATAGTTTGTTGTACTGGCTGATAAATAGATACCTTACCGTTGACctctgaaaaaaatgttttgcattaTCCCCACATAACTGTTAATCCGATAACCAAGTTTTGTCCATAAATATGCAGTGCGTTCAATACCCTCTGCAAAACCTCAGGATCCTGTTTACAGTTATATAAGATTTTCGGACGGGTATAGAGACGGACGAATGAGCTGAGAAGAACTTTACAGACAGAAAAATGGGCACCTATTGTTGAACGTATataccaaatttcatgataatATTGTTTGGACCTTAAAGTGTTgtggttttttttaatttgtagttgtGTTCTATTCTATATAAAGGCAGCCTTAAATCTTTAACCACTGGTGATACATTAATACTCGCATAATCCATCACATGACGGTAAATATGCAGTCCCCCTCCCCTCCGACGATGCCGATTGGGGATAATAAATGGGAAATATTAATATACTAATATtttggtgaaaacatgtgaacactctcgaATATACTAATGAACGGAATTTTGAAACATTAACATGTCCAAGTGGATTTAAGTGTTTAGCGGTCTCCATAAATCATTTGAGTTTTTTCAACGAtcgaaaaatatcatttaatagaACGTACAACTAATTAAAGCGAATATGTCAGTGCGATGAGCACACAAAACAGTTTAATAAACACTTTCAAATCttcattttaaaatgcaattCTTAACGGCAACGGTGAAATATGCAGTCCAACTAAGAAcaaataaccgtttaaaatacgTTATTAAGTAACGTATACATCCCGTAATCTCTATGCATTGCTTCCCATCAATGAAACTACTATAATACTGAATACTCGTTATACAATGGCTTTGTACCTCACATGCTTATTTGAAATGAAACGCGGAACACATTCAGGGGAAAAAGTGTGCTTTATGTAATAGACAGAAAAATAATAACTTTCTGTCCTTACAGAATACAGTAATTATGGTTGCGCTGTATAAATACTATTACAGGTATATTATGACAGCATATATATTATGATCCTACTCGTTTTGTAAGCGCGAATGGTCATCCGTTATAGCCTGAAGATCCTTTGTCAACGTTGCGGTGCTCTCGCTGGCATATACCAGTCTGTAATATACATTCGTGCAATGCATGATGAAGAAACCATTTAAACATATCATGACGCTTAAAATTCTTAAATTCATAAAATGATCATTTAACTGTCTCAAAGTAGCCGATAACTCGTAATTGTCAGGTGCCCATagattaatagttttattttaccGCCCGATGTAAATGTGCAAATTACAAACATAGCAGTTTCAGCCATCTATCAATTAGTCTCTGAGATCGATGTGGTTAAGCTGTGGACATTCTAAATTATTGGTCACTCGAGATACTTAAGAATCCCGAAATCAGTTGTAGTCTAGGATCGCTAAATTAAGATATACAATCCTAGTGATCTTTTAATCTTATACTATTTTGAAATACTGACGTCATCGAAAAATGATACGTTTAAAGTGGGACTTATTGAGTGTAAGTTAATGGTTCGATTTTCACACTATTACAATATACTAACTAAAGCTTTGTTTCATGTTGTTTTAAATCACATTTTATTAGTAGAATACAGGGTTTCATTCATTTTACTTGTTTAAGAatttgaacaaatacatgtacgaGAAGTCCTGTCTACAATTAACACTTATTATGTGTTGATACGGAATAGGCGTGTCAATATATTCgaattgattttattttgaatggAAACTAATATTACAAAGAACACGGCTAGACAAAGTgaattttaaagaacaaaaacaagAAAAGTCTTACTcgtttttcatttttgtcatttcTACTGCATACATCATTTGCTCGGCCGTTTGATCATCTCGCTCGGAATTGAGTCTGAGAATacttatgttatttaatataaaaataataatacgcaATATGCTCAAACAGTCATAAGCGCGTACCCATTATTAAAACATAAGATCAACTTGTTTACACTCAAAAAGTGTGTGAACAGGatgcaaaaaataacaaaatatgttcaAGTAAATAAGAATAAATATATGCGTAAGGTTAATTCTTACTCGCTTCTCAAGTCATTCAGATAGTCTTCAGATTTTCTCAGCTCCTCTGTTCGCTGGGAAAGTAAGGTATTAACTTGTGCTAGTCTGAAAATGACAAACCAtccatttctttatttaaaacatttccaCATATTTAAGTTTGACtctaaattttatcattttaacaaatatgtttttctATCAAAAGGCATTAACAGAAtccttgttaaaaatatattcaagtttcataattaaataaatataatataaaccatGTTATCGGTAATGATGACATATCCAACAAATAACATGGTCAGGCAAAACAAATAACAGTTAGTCTTTATTTACGTGTTGGTACAGTTCTGTACACAAGTGTCAGTTGAGGTTGAATTATACATAGTTAAAGCTTTCGACAAGTTTATTCAAGATATTCCATACTTGTTCTTCAATGTATTCAGTTCATCTTCCATCTTCTCTAATTTGTATATTTGCTCATCGCGTTCTACAATTGCCCGTGCCAATCTGGAAATGACGAGTCATCTTAAATTTCAAACAtagatatttttattaaattcatttattaTGTATGAAAAAATCGCCTTTTTGAAAAAAACTGATTATTTGCCTTGACCTTCAGTGCACATATCGTTTTTATAGCAATCTGTGATTGACGTTTTGAATCCACAATCATGATAACAAAGCACACCGGTAACAATTGTCAACACTAGGTGATTCTCTACTTTCTAGAATGTGAAACTTACAAATCCACGTGTTCATTATCAACAAACGTTAAACACAAGGCGtagtgatttttttcattatttacagAGTGCAAAATCATTTGTTTTCAgtattgcatttaagtttgtGTAAATACAACTATACAGTTTAACCAATTGTTTGGTCATAAACTTTATTAGAGATATAGCTATGTTTACATACTCGTTTTTCACTTCCAGCATTGCTTCATCGCTGGTCTGCAGTTGTGGTGTTTGTTTGTCCTGCTCTGCTGTGATCCGTGTGAGTCTAAAAATAACCATTTCTACACATTATTGACAAATTGAATGCTAACAAGTAACATTGCAGACTTGAGTTTTAAAAGTCTTAATATAGCTgtgcattaaaacaaatgttgacgtgaaaataaaatgtaaaaatacccacttttgCGCTTATTAGGTTTGTCGGCAGAATTCATTAGTTTGAATGAAGCACAAAACgaaaataccaattaaatttCTTGTGCCAGTTTGAAATAATAATTCGGAAAAATGGTGATGGTTTTAGTTGTTTTAAGGGCGATCGAGCCTCCTCATGCATAAAGATCATCTTACTCAGATTTAAGAATCTCGATTTCTTCTTGTTGCCTAGTGTGTTCGGTGTTGTTTGTATCTGTTGCACCAACAGGTAGGCTAcgaattaaaatgtaaaaaaaatgtcataagtGTAAAAGATATGAATAcgtgttttcaaataatatatgttaatatagAAATATACGTTTCGATTTTGAATAACACATATAACATCATTGCACGAACGTCATCGTAAGCTTTCATTGCCATGTGCTCCTCTATGTACACAACACTGCATTCCAGCATATAGAGTGTATTCCACATATtcaaatgcatgtgtataaatatCTTACATGATCATTGGTGATGAATTTGATCTTATGTCTTCTCGAAGTTCACACACCGACAGCTCGGCAGTTTGTGTGTCTCGCTCTATGTTTACTCGTATCGGTCTTGTAAatgcaacaataacaacaattatgttatttaaacgACATGGACAATAAATGATATAGTCAGAGGTAAATTTCATTTATTGATCAAGattcattatttatattcaatcccTCTTTGTTTTTAACACACATACTATTTGTCTGCGTGTGtgtttattatacaatatttgtTGATTGTTAAATGTTTGTTGTCCTGTTTGTCTTAATACATTGAATAAGTTTagaaaaaacttaaaaaagaatGTGTGTGAAgtttgtcttttttatttaagtaatgagacaaatgtttaaaaatgttttcgtTGATTTTATAGTTTGTATGTAATGTAATGACGTTAAGCTTACTTTTTTATAAGGTCGTGTTTTAACAAAAGTTTACATCAAAGAGCGACTTAAAGATGTTGTTATGATACTCTTGCTATCAATAAATTATTCCAGTGTAATTGTTTCAAATgaacataattgtttttgtattggcAATGCGTATCATCTAGTTTATTTACTGCATTAACATGTCAATTCATCAAATATCTTTGAAGAGACccagaatattttttaaagtaacaatatTTGTGATCGCGCAGCACatgttaaggggtgttgctgcagttttgcggatttttttccatcaaataacttttgctcaaaatttatattcaagtactacatacaaatactatatgaaaaatgaaataaaaacattgggtcaccggccttgttttgattttattcaccattttataacatgtactttttcattaaaactgaaaaatctcgtattgcataaaaatgattaataacctatgatattggtaatatattgatattatataagctaatatatataatataccatttaattaaaccacaaactaccaaaaatggagaacacaagttaaattttaagaaattttaatttttataatttttatgtcacccaaaataacgtcattttttactattttaacacaaaaatggaagttaaaaaagttctatctaataacttattgcgaaactgctcaaatatgttcatctacgtattgtaatcataaaacaaaaataaaaaagggcggtcaccgcacttttatccgagatttttttgtttaactatccctaccgtctatgtCAAATTTcctaaaatacagcaattaggcgaaacccaagtaccggtacatagactgttatgaataaacattatagattgtttacaatcttaattggGATCACAACGGCTTACTAAAACACAacactaatacaatatttaatcacaaacataagaccatacagtatcaaactcggcCATAATCATCCATAACAGGGACTTGttgacagatttcggcatgttttggagTTTgtgaataaatgctttaaattgattaatgtagacaacaggactaaagagctccaggaaaaaaacaatagtgaaataaaagaaagaaaaaaaagaattaaaaaaagttaagcgcacctgggatcgaaccactgagtacctattatgaacctactcggtcataaatgtgtgatgattctgataacaaaactattgggttgtgataatagcatcggtgttgccataaatatatcctcggttaaataaactgccgcaacaccccttaagctTGAGTGATTATTGTTCAAGGTATTTCATAATTAAGAGAAAACTATCAATTACAAGTGCATTCTCATACAGAAAAAAATCCGGGAATGTTCAAAATAATGCACGAAACTCGATCCATGCATTATGCTTTTTATAttacaaatacataaaatatagtcttaaatatatttaaagtagTCGACTTGCATCGCATACCATAGACAGTTGAAAGATAATTAGAGCACATTCTCAAACCAAAACATACTCGGATTAAGGCTGAATGACCTATTCAATGACTTTGTGTTTATTATCGATGCCTATATCTCTCTTTTCCGTCTGGAGGATTGAATAACTATTTTTGATTATACGTAATACTTAACTAATAATATATTTACcctttatataaagtttaaatttgCATATACTGGACACATTAAAATCCGGATATTTTATCTAGATATGAGTACGTTTCCAATAATTGCACGTATATCGAGCAGATTGCAGTATTCTAACAGATGAAAtggttaattatattttatatttgtttatttatttactgCACATAATggtgtaactgctgcacgtaatgacgaatgtaccgaacgtacagacttttgcacagcgcataatgttaaaactactacacataatgacgaatgtaccgaacggaaagaagtttgcacagtacgttatgttgttactactgcacataatgatgtaactgctgcacgtaatggcgaatgtaccgaacgtaaagacgtttgcactgcgcataatgataaaactactacacattaTAATAATGTCGAATGTACAGaacgtcaagaagtttggacagaacatgttgttactacttcgcgtaatgctttaactactgcatatAATGACGAAtttaccgaacgtaaagaaaattgcacaaagcatactgtatattccactgaaaataatgatttatgtaatgtaaacaacgacaacagtcatatgaagtcagtaatggcgttccatagtAAACGGTCTGTTTACTTTATCATCATGTCGCCTATGTGTTATTCCATCCTTTTATTGCCGCGGTCAAACTTTCCAACAAATACCTTGAGATCTAAATCATTTAAGAAATTTCCTTGCCCACATGATAATTGGTATCTATCTTGTTGCTTGTAAGTTGAGTGGGTCAAAGATAAAATTAGCCACCTCAAAATattctttttattaaatttgtgacAGGGCGAGTCCGGTGATCGGTCTTTTGAATACACAAACCCCTTTTGATTTTTGCTTCATTACAATCATTTTGTAAACAAGCGTCAtttatgaaataattaatttatctttaaaaCTGACGTAGCAAGCGTATGTTAAGTTGTAATTGAATTAAGAGAGAATGACCAGTATTTTAACTACTAGAAAATGCTTATACAATTATTTCAACGTGCATAGTATAGTGCGAAGTCATTGATTACGGGCAATATGATATTCATTATAATTTTACTAAAATGGATTgatgataaattaaatattaaatttcataCTGTCAACAGGTAAAGAAAACATCAAATATCAAAAATAAGTCTTACTCTAATtgatatgttcaattgtttaatgaagtttttgttaaaatacttccttttaaataatatattggcTACATTCAAATACTACCAATTGGATGTTACAAATCGTTGAAGTCATGTAACTTGTAAGctaacataatacataatttgttttgaattaaaGATATACCTAAACAGGCAGAAACGTGTTTTGATCAACAACATAATCGAACATTTATACCAAATATGTGGTGCTATGAATTACAGAAAACAATGCATCATAGAATTGCTCACATGGCGTTATATATTGTGAGTGATTTTATTCTCTAGTTTCACTTGTAGCTACAATTAAAATGGGAGAAATTTTCTTGATATAAGGATATAAAAAAGCATGTAGTTTGAATCAAATGAATACAATTGTATATGTTTGCcgatttatttaatatgtatatgGTCTTAAATGTCGTTTACACTGAGATAAGTAGCTGATTATAGCATAAAAATATTCTTACTTGGTGGCCAATACACTGAGCTCTTCTTTATACTTCAAAATGTCGGTATTTTGCAATTGACGTTCGGCGTTGACTAATCCTAGCCTGAAAATGTCGATTGAAGTGGAAGTGAAcagcaatttaaaaaacaaaattgtattataGTGTCGTAACAAGTGATATAAGGAACAATTCAAAATCAAAGAACTTTGACTTACTGAATTTTAAGGGTTGTATTTTCTTCTTTAAGCCGATCTTGTTCGACGCGACGATTTTTTTTCTCGGAGTGTAAcctataaaattaaaatttaccatTTGAAATTTCATAATATTCTGTAATAGTTATAGTTTTTTTTCTACATAAATATGTAGTTTCTTAAAATGTAAACACGCTTTATAATCGTAACAAACCAGAGACTAATATAAATAATCGAGTTTTAACATCAGCAATCATTGTTTTTCCCGTGTTACAGATACACATAAATTCCTAGATCGAACACTATCACTTTGGTGGCAATTCATAGTGTTTTAACGTAGGTGTCTTACAACGCTTtttaccttaaatgacctttgtcatcaatttataaaatgttgtgaAAATTTCCCGCCGTATACCCGAAAGAATAAATTCGAATATTTAATTGACTGATTTGAGAGAAATCCCCCAGAGCATTGGCCACACAATTGCGTCCTCTTTGAGATGAATGAATATAACGTTTATTATGTTAAACTGTTCAGCAGGGTAGGGGAATCTGGACTTTTCTGTGCATGTTCATATGTCAAACAGACACAAACTTCGGTTGAATTACAATTTCGCATTGCATTCAGGGTTATTGCTCAGTCAGTTAATCGTCAAAGGGAAAACAGAATGGCAAATCatgaaaataattatgataaaaaaacagtattgctggcaatatattaaatatatagataACGAGACGAAAACGTCACGAACTGGAAG contains the following coding sequences:
- the LOC127880175 gene encoding myosin heavy chain, clone 203-like isoform X8, whose amino-acid sequence is MCEQIFMTSLVKHVIIKKPSSWNEILHCIYINYSIDLTVKGSFSKLTERLHAVANEAELATHLEEIARLTSELHSEKKNRRVEQDRLKEENTTLKIQLGLVNAERQLQNTDILKYKEELSVLATKLTRITAEQDKQTPQLQTSDEAMLEVKNELARAIVERDEQIYKLEKMEDELNTLKNKLAQVNTLLSQRTEELRKSEDYLNDLRSELNSERDDQTAEQMMYAVEMTKMKNELVYASESTATLTKDLQAITDDHSRLQNDLQRSEKEKEVLKQYLQELQNAWDVLQTELHKSESHKGHLKHELEELQTARDAIHRELETSESDKEKLQIELEEIQKARDAFYIELKTSELEKEKMKIELTDLHNARDALQADLDAKTNDEVELRTLYNDAQKTTHDLQDRLLQSGSEKQKEDFQELQKTRDLLKTERQKADAEIKKLKKDGKDLQKENKHLQNKLKSKSDEVAKLMNDNNDTHEAHRQLFQVLKARTEDYEKLMNQYKELQKARDNSENHSVEKADIKPTTSASLHVHLSDDNMPDKVAERFTEIYNNQWIDCLEVMSSEDGSCQMLLGMCLKIYSIYAEAIDKERQKEFALLQADTELAKEFISIQERFHKESTANAITSYWTKCKEVCKSMIAHDPPIYMDTDTDKHGITFDAKLYEGYTKKGTQIDFVVWPSLYTEKNGTLLRKGVVQCK
- the LOC127880175 gene encoding early endosome antigen 1-like isoform X4, with amino-acid sequence MCEQIFMTSLVKHVIIKKPSSWNEILHCIYINYSIDLTVKGSFSKLTERLHAVANEAELATHLEEIARLTSELHSEKKNRRVEQDRLKEENTTLKIQLGLVNAERQLQNTDILKYKEELSVLATKPIRVNIERDTQTAELSVCELREDIRSNSSPMIILTRITAEQDKQTPQLQTSDEAMLEVKNELARAIVERDEQIYKLEKMEDELNTLKNKLAQVNTLLSQRTEELRKSEDYLNDLRSELNSERDDQTAEQMMYAVEMTKMKNELVYASESTATLTKDLQAITDDHSRLQNDLQRSEKEKEVLKQYLQELQNAWDVLQTELHKSESHKGHLKHELEELQTARDAIHRELETSESDKEKLQIELEEIQKARDAFYIELKTSELEKEKMKIELTDLHNARDALQADLDAKTNDEVELRTLYNDAQKTTHDLQDRLLQSGSEKQKEDFQELQKTRDLLKTERQKADAEIKKLKKDGKDLQKENKHLQNKLKSKSDEVAKLMNDNNDTHEAHRQLFQVLKARTEDYEKLMNQYKELQKARDNSENHSVEKADIKPTTSASLHVHLSDDNMPDKVAERFTEIYNNQWIDCLEVMSSEDGSCQMLLGMCLKIYSIYAEAIDKERQKEFALLQADTELAKEFISIQERFHKESTANAITSYWTKCKEVCKSMIAHDPPIYMDTDTDKHGITFDAKLYEGYTKKGTQIDFVVWPSLYTEKNGTLLRKGVVQCK
- the LOC127880175 gene encoding myosin heavy chain, clone 203-like isoform X7, with translation MCEQIFMTSLVKHVIIKKPSSWNEILHCIYINYSIDLTVKGSFSKLTERLHAVANEAELATHLEEIARLTSELHSEKKNRRVEQDRLKEENTTLKIQLGLVNAERQLQNTDILKYKEELSVLATKPIRVNIERDTQTAELSVCELREDIRSNSSPMIILPVGATDTNNTEHTRQQEEIEILKSELTRITAEQDKQTPQLQTSDEAMLEVKNELARAIVERDEQIYKLEKMEDELNTLKNKLAQVNTLLSQRTEELRKSEDYLNDLRSDLQRSEKEKEVLKQYLQELQNAWDVLQTELHKSESHKGHLKHELEELQTARDAIHRELETSESDKEKLQIELEEIQKARDAFYIELKTSELEKEKMKIELTDLHNARDALQADLDAKTNDEVELRTLYNDAQKTTHDLQDRLLQSGSEKQKEDFQELQKTRDLLKTERQKADAEIKKLKKDGKDLQKENKHLQNKLKSKSDEVAKLMNDNNDTHEAHRQLFQVLKARTEDYEKLMNQYKELQKARDNSENHSVEKADIKPTTSASLHVHLSDDNMPDKVAERFTEIYNNQWIDCLEVMSSEDGSCQMLLGMCLKIYSIYAEAIDKERQKEFALLQADTELAKEFISIQERFHKESTANAITSYWTKCKEVCKSMIAHDPPIYMDTDTDKHGITFDAKLYEGYTKKGTQIDFVVWPSLYTEKNGTLLRKGVVQCK
- the LOC127880175 gene encoding myosin-2 heavy chain, non muscle-like isoform X5; protein product: MGNGCIGRHGTQHRPPEEEGVLHAVANEAELATHLEEIARLTSELHSEKKNRRVEQDRLKEENTTLKIQLGLVNAERQLQNTDILKYKEELSVLATKPIRVNIERDTQTAELSVCELREDIRSNSSPMIILPVGATDTNNTEHTRQQEEIEILKSELTRITAEQDKQTPQLQTSDEAMLEVKNELARAIVERDEQIYKLEKMEDELNTLKNKLAQVNTLLSQRTEELRKSEDYLNDLRSELNSERDDQTAEQMMYAVEMTKMKNELVYASESTATLTKDLQAITDDHSRLQNDLQRSEKEKEVLKQYLQELQNAWDVLQTELHKSESHKGHLKHELEELQTARDAIHRELETSESDKEKLQIELEEIQKARDAFYIELKTSELEKEKMKIELTDLHNARDALQADLDAKTNDEVELRTLYNDAQKTTHDLQDRLLQSGSEKQKEDFQELQKTRDLLKTERQKADAEIKKLKKDGKDLQKENKHLQNKLKSKSDEVAKLMNDNNDTHEAHRQLFQVLKARTEDYEKLMNQYKELQKARDNSENHSVEKADIKPTTSASLHVHLSDDNMPDKVAERFTEIYNNQWIDCLEVMSSEDGSCQMLLGMCLKIYSIYAEAIDKERQKEFALLQADTELAKEFISIQERFHKESTANAITSYWTKCKEVCKSMIAHDPPIYMDTDTDKHGITFDAKLYEGYTKKGTQIDFVVWPSLYTEKNGTLLRKGVVQCK